In Maniola hyperantus chromosome 20, iAphHyp1.2, whole genome shotgun sequence, the following are encoded in one genomic region:
- the LOC117991706 gene encoding probable peptidoglycan muropeptide transporter SLC46 has product MVGKESETELSDIKETKNNGEVVNDPVFVPTVKDRIKAFFKFFTVEPFLFCFILPNIISAVAVQKLNMEKACRADLNYSEYICSEAISGNTEDNLTIDALGGAQVMVADMTAWTQPLQSGIPAIVILFVGAWSDTTGNRKYLMLVPVLGELISSIGLILANYFFLEWPLWVTGLIEALPSALAGGISIALMGSYSYIADITTLESRTFRMGCVAVIVTLGIPLGSSISGVLTESVGYYGIFGICAALYAFGFIYTCLRIHDVKNVPMEGTVFEKLIKFFNPKNAWDTLSLLFLSPKRELIQIWLVVLAHIVVMGPVFGESAVLFLYTLKKFSMDIVDFSLFSTYSVLMGLIGTIIAVTLFSKRLQMHDALIGIIATTCKVVSSCVYGLAPNRSWFYSGPFFDLFGNSGTTIIRSLGTKVVAPEKVGKMCSLIGFVEAIIPVIYTPLYSKVYSNTLESLPGAFYLLGALMTVPAIFVFAIIYTIYRREQRDVVKNPDAKGMYAHDNAVTVL; this is encoded by the exons ATGGTGGGAAAAGAAAGTGAAACTGAATTAAGTGAcataaaagaaactaaaaacaatgGTGAAGTGGTGAATGATCCTGTATTTGTGCCTACAGTAAAGGATAGGataaaagcattttttaaattctttacagTGGAACCCTTTTTATTCTGTTTCATTTTACCTAACATTATATCAGCTGTGGCGGTTCAAAAACTGAATATGGAAAAGGCATGTCGTGCTGATCTTAATTACTCAGAATATATTTGCTCGGAAGCTATTTCTGGAAATACTGAAGATAACTTGACGATAGATGCTTTAGGTGGAGCTCAGGTTATGGTAGCTGATATGACAGCGTGGACGCAGCCCCTGCAAAGTGGCATTCCAGCGATAGTAATTCTGTTCGTTGGAGCTTGGAGTGATACAACTGGAAACAGAAAGTATCTGATGCTTGTTCCAGTTCTAGGGGAATTAATTTCCTCGATAGGATTGATTCTGGCAAATTATTTCTTTTTGGAATGGCCTTTGTGGGTAACCGGGTTGATAGAAGCTTTACCTTCTGCGCTCGCTGGGGGTATTTCAATCGCTTTAATGGGTTCTTATAGCTACATAGCAGATATAACAACATTGGAGTCACGGACATTTCGAATGGGTTGTGTAGCTGTGATTGTAACATTGGGAATACCACTGGGATCGTCTATAAGTGGAGTGCTAACAGAATCAGTTGGTTACTATGGAATTTTTGGAATATGTGCTGCTCTCTATGCATTCGGATTTATTTACACGTGCCTTAGAATACACGACGTTAAGAATGTACCCATGGAGGGCACAGTGTTTGAGAAGTTGATCAAATTTTTCAATCCAAAAAATGCTTGGGACACACTTTCACTTCTATTTTTGTCACCTAAGAGAGAGTTAATCCAAATATGGTTGGTTGTTTTGGCTCATATCGTTGTCATGGGCCCAGTTTTTG gtGAAAGtgctgtattatttttatatactcTGAAGAAATTTAGTATGGACATAGTGGATTTCAGCTTGTTTTCAACCTATTCCGTGTTGATGGGATTAATTG GAACGATAATCGCTGTGACTCTCTTCAGCAAGCGCTTACAGATGCATGATGCACTTATTGGTATCATAGCAACCACGTGCAAAGTGGTATCTAGTTGTGTCTATGGACTGGCTCCTAATAGATCATGGTTCTATTCAGGCCCATTCTTTGACCTGTTTGGAAACTCTGGTACTACAATCATTAGATCCTTGGGTACTAAAGTTGTGGCGCCTGAAAAAGTTG GCAAAATGTGTTCACTGATCGGATTTGTTGAAGCTATAATACCAGTCATTTATACACCACTATACAGCAAAGTCTATTCTAACACTTTGGAGAGCCTTCCTGGAGCCTTCTACCTTCTCGGCGCATTGATGACTGTGCCTGCAATCTTTGTGTTCGC AATTATTTACACGATATACCGGAGAGAACAAAGGGATGTGGTTAAGAATCCTGATGCCAAGGGGATGTATGCACACGATAACGCAGTCACCGTACTgtga